From Deltaproteobacteria bacterium:
AGAAGCAGATGGAGCGAAACCACAAAGAGTATTTCCTCGGCGAACAGATCAAGGCCATTCAGAAGGAAATGGGCCGGGAAACCGATCCCAAGGCCGAACTGGACGCACTGGAAGCCCGCATGAAGGAGAAAAATCTTCCCGACCAGGCCCGGGAAAAAGGTCTCCAGGAAATCCGGAAACTCCGCCAGATTTCTCCCCAGGCTGGTGACTACTCCGTTTTGCTGACCTACGTCGAATGGATTCTGGCTCTACCATGGAACGAGGTCGACGAAACGGCCATCGACATCGCCGAGGCCGCCAAAAGACTCGACGAGGACCACTATGGCCTGGAAAAACCAAAGGAGCGTATTCTCGAGTACCTGGCCGTTCAGAATCTGGTCACCAAGATGCGCGGCCCAATCCTCTGCTTTGTCGGCCCCCCTGGAGTCGGCAAAACATCCCTCGCCAAATCCATTGCCCGAGGTGCAGGCCGCGAATTCGTCCGCCTTTCCCTGGGAGGGGTCCGGGACGAGGCCGAAATCCGGGGCCACAGAAGGACCTACGTCGGAGCCCTGCCCGGCAAGATTATCCAGTCCCTCAAGAGAGTTCATTTCAACAATCCCGTCTTCTGCCTGGACGAAGTGGACAAAATGAGCACGGACTTCCGGGGCGACCCCTCCTCGGCGCTATTGGAAGTCTTGGATCCAGAGCAGAACAAGGCTTTCGGCGATCACTACCTGGACCTGGACTACGATTTGTCCCGGGTCTTCTTCATCACCACGGCCAACAGCCTCCACGGGATCCCCCTGCCGTTGCAGGACCGCATGGAAATCATCACTCTTCCCGGCTACCTTGAAACCGAAAAAATGAAGATCGCCCAGAACTTTCTGATCCCGAAACAAATCCGGGAACACGGACTCAAACCCGAAAACATCTCCCTATCGCCGAAAGCGGTTCAGGAGATCATCCGCTGCTACACCCGGGAATCCGGGGTCAGAAACCTCGAACGGGAACTGGCCTCCATTTGCCGCAAGGTGGCCCGCAAATTGGTCGAATCCAATGATTTTGAACGTACGGTTCACATTCCCAAAAGCGGGTTGACCGGCTTTCTGGGCGTACCCAAATTCCGATACGGCGAGAGGGAAGCCGCCCCTCAGATCGGGGTTGCCACAGGCCTGGCCTACACGCAAACGGGAGGCGAACTTCTTCTCGTCGAGGTGGCCCTGATGCCCGGATCGGGAAAGATCGAGATCACCGGCAAACTCGGCGAAGTCATGCAGGAGAGCGCCAAGGCGGCCCTGAGCTATGTCCGCTCAAGAGCCGAAATTCTGGGGCTCAAACTCGAATTCTACAAAGAGATCGACGTCCACATCCACGTGCCCGAGGGTGCCACCCCCAAGGACGGACCTTCGGCCGGCATCACCCTCTGTACCTCCTTGGTGTCGGCCCTGCTGGCCCGACCGGTCCGCAACGATCTGGCCATGACCGGCGAAATCACCCTTAGGGGACGGGTCCTGCCTATTGGAGGCCTGCGGGAAAAACTTCTGGCCGCCAGACGGGGGCTCGTCTCAAAGGTTCTCATCCCGGCCGAGAACGAGCGAGACCTCAAGGAGGTCCCTGAAAGCGTCAAGAAGGGTCTGACCATAGTCCCGGTCAAAAACATGGATCAAGTTTTGTGCGAGGCGTTGGTCGACACCACCCCTGAAACCCTGTTCTGTACCCGGGAGGCTCCGCCTCTCTTTTCGCTTCGTCTGCTCAGAGAAGACGGCAGGCCAACGGCTCAGTGACCCGTCGACGCCATCGCCCTACGTCACATTGATCACCAACTGAAGCGAACAGACGCATGCCCTCCCCGGGTTTTTCATTCTGGGATCGGATTCGGCGCTGGGTACGATACGGGTATCTGCGGATCATCCGTATCAAGGCCCCGCCCGAGTCCATCGCCCTGGGCCTTGCCGTCGGGGTCTTTGTCGGATGTCTCCCCGTCGTGCCCTTTCAGACCGTCCTCGCCCTGGCCTTGGCTTTTTTTTGTCGATGTAGCAAAATCGCGGCCGCCTTGGGGACCTGGGTCTCAAATCCGGCCAACATGGTCTTTCTCTACTACCTATTCTTCAAGGTCGGGTCGTTGATCGTTCCCAGCCCAGGCGGAAGGCTCGATCCCACGGCAGTGTCCATGACCGACATGCTCCGCCATGGCTGGAGTCTTTTTTTGACCATGTTCGTCGGCGGCTTTCTGGTCGGCATTCCCAGTGCGGTGATCACCTACTTCCTGGCCTTCAAGGCCATTCGGAGCTTTCTCATCCGAAAGGCCAAAAGGCGCATGGAACGACTTCGACAAAGGCCCCGGCCATGATCCAGGCCAAAAAATGCCTCGGGCAACATTTCCTTCAAGACCAGACCATCGCCCGAAGAATCGTCCAGGCCCTTGACGCTCGTCCGGAAGACCCGGTTCTGGAGATAGGTCCCGGCACGGGGGCCCTGACTCGTCACCTTCTCCCTCGGCCGGGCTTCTATCTCGGGCTTGAAAAAGATGGCCATCTGGCCCGTAGCATGGCTGAAAATCATCCGGACGCTGCGTTCGCCAACATTGATGCCCTAGATTTCTGCTGGGAGAAAACCTCGGCAATTCCTGGAATCAAAATTATCGGCAATCTCCCCTACAATGTTGCATCTCCCCTTATCTGGGAAATGGTCAGCAGGGTTCCAGACATGTCCAAAGGAATTTTCATGGTCCAGAAGGAGGTTGCTGAACGGATCTGCTCCAATCCAGGGCCCAAAACCTTCGGAGCCCTCTCGGCCTGGGTCCAGAGCTTCACCATCCCGGCCCTCCTGTTCTCGGTTCGGCCAGGTTCCTTTTTGCCCAGACCCAAGGTCGATTCAGCGGTCATCGCCTTGACTCCGAAACCCGACCGGTTCCAAGGAGATACCAAAGCGCTTGGCCAACTGCTCCGAAGGATCTTCAGCCTCAGACGCAAGCAAATGGGAACCATTTTAAAATCCGAGCCGCGTGAACACGTGGCCGCTTGGTTCGAGGCCCAGGGCATTAGCCCCTCAATCCGTCCGGAATGCCTCTCCAGCGGACAGTTTCAGTCCCTGCTGGAGGCCCTGAGGTTCTAGGACAAAATTCAGGAAATTTTCGAACAGATGACTGAATTTCGATACAAGGTCGACATCGGGTGCGAATTGCCCTTGACTTGTCCTCTGAAATTTAGTTCTTCATCAGACCTGTAAGCTGACACCGTCCGTTTCCGAAAAGACGTTCACTCCCGGCGGACAAATTCCCCGGCGGTGCACTGGACAGATTCGGAGGATTCGCCTAAGACACCATGAGGTGAGCCCATGGAATGGCGCTGGGTAGCAGCCTTCCTCATGATGTGTGGGTAGTGGCTGGTTCTGGTTTTCCAGGGATATTCAAGCAGAAGGAGGACATGACCGATGACAAAAGCAGACTTGGTTGCCAAAATTGCGGAAAAGGCCAATGTTACCAAGGCCGAGGCCGAAAGATGCCTGAACGCTTTTCTTGAATCTGTTCAGGGCGTCTTGTCGAGCGAAGGAAAATTGACCTTAACCGGGTTCGGCACCTTTGCCGTCGATGAGCGTAAAGCCCGCACCGGCCGCAATCCCAGGACCGGAGAGGAACTCAACATCCCGGCCTGCAAGGTTGTCAAATTCCGACCTGGTAAAGTTCTGAAAGACGCTGTCAAATAATTGCCCCGGAGGTCCTCATGATTCACGGCGAAACCGTGCAAAGCATGTTGCCGCAGGATATTCCCTGGTGGGCACCAGATCACGCCATTTTTTTCGGGGTTTTGTATCTCGTGATTCTCATCATCGGCTCTGGTATGGGAGTGGTCGTTTTCCAGACCCTCATGGACACGGCCGCTGACGCTCGCAAGGATCAAACATCCCACCATTGAGCATTCGACTCGAAAAGAGGCCTGTTATTCAAAAATCAGGCCTCTTTTTTTCTTGACAATTTCCTTTGGTCAGCCTATTAAATTCGATTCTTTTTTGCGAAGTTCCTATTTGAGGAGGTGATGGTATTGCCTGGAGTGATTTTGGGAGACAATGACACCTTCGACTACTCTCTCCGAAAATTCAAGAAGCAGGTCGAAAAGGCCGGAATTCTGTCCGAACTCAAGAAACGTCAGCACTACGAAAAGCCCAGTATTCAGAAAAAAAAGAAAGAAGCGGCTGCTCGTAAACGATTGATCAAAAAAATGCGCAAATTGCAGATGTCATAGCTATGGGCGTTGCCGAAAGGATTGAATCTGACTATGTGCAGGCCTATAAGGCCAAAGAAACCGACAAGATAGCTGCCTTGCGCATGCTCAAGGCAGCTATAAAGAATCTTCAGGTCGAACTGAGACGAACGCCCCACGAGGCGGAGGTTCTCACCGTTGTCCGCAAACAGTGCAAACAACGATTAGAATCCGCTGAACACTTCGACAACGCTGGACGAACGGAAATGGCTGACCAGGAGCGGAGAGAACTCGCCGTACTCGAAGCCTACCTGCCTCCGACCCTCTCGTCTTCGGAACTCAAAACACTGGTCCAGGCCTGCGTGGCCGAACTTGGCGCCTGCTCCATGGCGGACATGGGCAAGGTCATGCGAGCCGTTCTTGACCGATGCGGCGACCGTGTCGGCGGCCAAGAAGCCAGCGACATGGTCAAGGCCTGCCTCCAGGCCCAAGCCGGCCGTTAACACCAGACCGGCCCGACTTTTCTTTGCTTTTCGGCCCGACTCCGTTTGGATCAAGGCCGCATCACCGAAAAGCATCCGACGCCTGAAGGAGCCTCTCGTCACCATGTCCGGCATCTTCCAGTCCAGCCCCCACCTATCGGATACCCTCCCCGCCAACCCGCCACTCGCTGACGCAGGCGGCTCCGCCATGGACGCAAGGACCAAAAAACTTCTTGAATTCCCAAAGATCCTTGAGCGTCTTGGCGCACATACCGTTTCCGAGGCCGGACGAGAGCGATGCCTTACCATCAGCCCCCTGACCACTCCTGGAGCCCTTGCCAGAGAAACCAAAAGGCTTCGGCAGGCCATGGACTGGAAACGAGAGTCCTTGTTTTCTCTTTCCTCGTTCCCGGACCTCCAAGGCTTGATCTTTTCCCTGGGCAGACCCGGCCTCGAGTTCCTTGACCTGGACGATCTTTGGGGAGTCAGGGTGTTTATCAAGAATGTCCGTCCGGCCCTGACGGCTATGGCCGAATTGCCTTCCAATCGATTTCCCGATCTTCATGTCAGCGACCAGGACGAACTCTGGCCCGCCAAACTGGCTTCGGCCCTCGGCCGCTGCCTGAGCGACGACGGCCTGGTCAGGGACGAGGCGTCTCCCGGTCTGCAGTCCGTCCGTCAGGCCATGGCCCGAATCCACCGTCAATGCACCAAAAAAGTGCAGGATTTCTTCGACCACCAAGACGTATCCGCTCTTCTCCAGGACGAATTCCTGACCATTTCTGACGATCGCTACGTTTTGGCGCTCAAGGCCAATTTCAAGGGACGGATCAAAGGCATCATTCACGACTACTCCCAGACCGGCGAAACCTGCTACCTGGAGCCCATGTTCCTGGTTGAACTGAACAACACCATGCAGGGACACAAAAGGGAAGAGAAGGAGGAAATCCAGAAGGTTCTTCTGTACCTGACTTCTCTGGCTCGCCAGGATGCCGAAAGGCTGGAGAGACTTTTCCAATTCATGGTCGAACTGGACGTCCTGCTAGCCAAGACCCGTTTCGGCGGGTCTCTGAACGGGACGGTCCTGCTCCCGGACCAGGACGCCCCCCTCCTCCTAGCCGAGGCCAGACACCCGTTGTTGGCCCTGGGGGACAAGCCTCCTATTCCGGTCGATATTCACCTCGAACCCGGGCAGAGGGCTCTTATCGTCAGCGGAGGAAATGCCGGAGGCAAGACCGTCACCCTAAAATGCCTCGGGCTGGTGGCCCTCATGTCCCATTCGGCCCTGCCCGTACCGGTCAGAGAGGGCAGCACCCTGCCCCTGCTTTCGGACATCTTCATCTCCATGGGCGACGAACAGAGCATCGAAGACAATCTGAGCACCTTTACCGCTCAGATCCGACAGCTGACTTCGCGCTGGCCATCCATCGACCAGGGGACCCTGGTCATCATGGACGAATTCGGTGTCGGCACGGACCCCAGCCAGGGAGCCGCCCTGGCCCAGGCCGTCGTGGACGAACTTCTGGGAAAAAACGCCTGGATCGCCGTGGCCACCCATTTTCCGGCCCTCAAGGCCTACGGTTTGACCCGAGACCGGGTCAGGGCCGCCTCGGTCCTGTTCGACCCCAAGACAAAGCATCCGCTCTTCCGCCTGGCCTACGACCAGATCGGATCCAGCCAGGCTCTTGATGTCGCCCATGAGCAGGGCCTCCCTGAGGCCATCCTGGCCCGGGCCAGGGAGTATCTCTATCTGGACGGCTCCGACACCGGTGCCATCACCGACCGTCTTAACCGACTCGCTCTGGAGCGGGAACGGGAACTCGAATCCCTGGCCAGCCGCCGACAGGCCTTGGAAGACAAGTACGCCAAGCGGCTCCAAACCCTGGAACTGGAACGCGTGGAAACGCTTACGGCCATCCGCGAACAGGCCAGGGAAATCGTCCGTCAATGGAGACAGGACCGCATCGGACGGCGGCAGGCCATGTCCGAGCTGGGTCGACTTCGAAACGAGACCGAGGCGAAACTTCGAGATCGGCTTCCGGACGGGCCTCAGAAGGTCGACCTATCAAAACTGCGGGCCGATGAAGCCGTCTTCTACC
This genomic window contains:
- a CDS encoding 30S ribosomal protein S21 encodes the protein MPGVILGDNDTFDYSLRKFKKQVEKAGILSELKKRQHYEKPSIQKKKKEAAARKRLIKKMRKLQMS
- a CDS encoding HU family DNA-binding protein, translating into MTKADLVAKIAEKANVTKAEAERCLNAFLESVQGVLSSEGKLTLTGFGTFAVDERKARTGRNPRTGEELNIPACKVVKFRPGKVLKDAVK
- a CDS encoding GatB/YqeY domain-containing protein produces the protein MGVAERIESDYVQAYKAKETDKIAALRMLKAAIKNLQVELRRTPHEAEVLTVVRKQCKQRLESAEHFDNAGRTEMADQERRELAVLEAYLPPTLSSSELKTLVQACVAELGACSMADMGKVMRAVLDRCGDRVGGQEASDMVKACLQAQAGR
- the lon gene encoding endopeptidase La encodes the protein MSAESRPSTRKGFQGRIVPAMFLREVVMFPGAIVPLFVGRKASIQAIEASLAGYDKTIFLVTQQNPNAESPAPEELFEVGVLSKILQMLRLPDGTIKVLFEGLGRATVSWLPSSQADVILARAKLIDEHEPPSSSEAEALIRGVHETLGRYTKINPKLSQESSLAMSSIGAPGRLADAVAPHLKIGFDKKQEILEVISPLKRLELVYGFLQQEIDIFNLEKKIKARVKKQMERNHKEYFLGEQIKAIQKEMGRETDPKAELDALEARMKEKNLPDQAREKGLQEIRKLRQISPQAGDYSVLLTYVEWILALPWNEVDETAIDIAEAAKRLDEDHYGLEKPKERILEYLAVQNLVTKMRGPILCFVGPPGVGKTSLAKSIARGAGREFVRLSLGGVRDEAEIRGHRRTYVGALPGKIIQSLKRVHFNNPVFCLDEVDKMSTDFRGDPSSALLEVLDPEQNKAFGDHYLDLDYDLSRVFFITTANSLHGIPLPLQDRMEIITLPGYLETEKMKIAQNFLIPKQIREHGLKPENISLSPKAVQEIIRCYTRESGVRNLERELASICRKVARKLVESNDFERTVHIPKSGLTGFLGVPKFRYGEREAAPQIGVATGLAYTQTGGELLLVEVALMPGSGKIEITGKLGEVMQESAKAALSYVRSRAEILGLKLEFYKEIDVHIHVPEGATPKDGPSAGITLCTSLVSALLARPVRNDLAMTGEITLRGRVLPIGGLREKLLAARRGLVSKVLIPAENERDLKEVPESVKKGLTIVPVKNMDQVLCEALVDTTPETLFCTREAPPLFSLRLLREDGRPTAQ
- the rsmA gene encoding ribosomal RNA small subunit methyltransferase A codes for the protein MIQAKKCLGQHFLQDQTIARRIVQALDARPEDPVLEIGPGTGALTRHLLPRPGFYLGLEKDGHLARSMAENHPDAAFANIDALDFCWEKTSAIPGIKIIGNLPYNVASPLIWEMVSRVPDMSKGIFMVQKEVAERICSNPGPKTFGALSAWVQSFTIPALLFSVRPGSFLPRPKVDSAVIALTPKPDRFQGDTKALGQLLRRIFSLRRKQMGTILKSEPREHVAAWFEAQGISPSIRPECLSSGQFQSLLEALRF
- a CDS encoding endonuclease MutS2, encoding MDARTKKLLEFPKILERLGAHTVSEAGRERCLTISPLTTPGALARETKRLRQAMDWKRESLFSLSSFPDLQGLIFSLGRPGLEFLDLDDLWGVRVFIKNVRPALTAMAELPSNRFPDLHVSDQDELWPAKLASALGRCLSDDGLVRDEASPGLQSVRQAMARIHRQCTKKVQDFFDHQDVSALLQDEFLTISDDRYVLALKANFKGRIKGIIHDYSQTGETCYLEPMFLVELNNTMQGHKREEKEEIQKVLLYLTSLARQDAERLERLFQFMVELDVLLAKTRFGGSLNGTVLLPDQDAPLLLAEARHPLLALGDKPPIPVDIHLEPGQRALIVSGGNAGGKTVTLKCLGLVALMSHSALPVPVREGSTLPLLSDIFISMGDEQSIEDNLSTFTAQIRQLTSRWPSIDQGTLVIMDEFGVGTDPSQGAALAQAVVDELLGKNAWIAVATHFPALKAYGLTRDRVRAASVLFDPKTKHPLFRLAYDQIGSSQALDVAHEQGLPEAILARAREYLYLDGSDTGAITDRLNRLALERERELESLASRRQALEDKYAKRLQTLELERVETLTAIREQAREIVRQWRQDRIGRRQAMSELGRLRNETEAKLRDRLPDGPQKVDLSKLRADEAVFYRPWAKEALVREIDPKKAQVRIDLGGISLWAGLAEIGPGPESRTTIDSKPFIARNRDEPASMRLDLRGLRIEEGVDLLARYLDRAILDGRHSVEIIHGKGTGVLRQAVHDFLRRQASVLDFTLAQPEHGGDGVTLVALK
- a CDS encoding DUF2062 domain-containing protein, producing MPSPGFSFWDRIRRWVRYGYLRIIRIKAPPESIALGLAVGVFVGCLPVVPFQTVLALALAFFCRCSKIAAALGTWVSNPANMVFLYYLFFKVGSLIVPSPGGRLDPTAVSMTDMLRHGWSLFLTMFVGGFLVGIPSAVITYFLAFKAIRSFLIRKAKRRMERLRQRPRP